DNA from Brassica napus cultivar Da-Ae chromosome C4, Da-Ae, whole genome shotgun sequence:
CATTCGATAACCCAACCTTAGCCACAAGTCCGTCAACAAACAAACCCAAATTCTCCTCGGACGATCCACTGCATTTCAACGCACCTTCCAAACTCATTTTCACCCGTCCGATCGCTCCCCTAACTCCCTCTCTCGATTCCCCACACATCAAACGGCCAATACTCATCTTCACCTCATCCCTCCCAACGAAACCCCGATCCTCGCACAGATTCATCCCAATCTTCCAATCATCAACCACAAGCTTCCGATTCGTAACCTGATCCGTCAACAACGGGAAGCAAAGCAACGGAACCTCACACCATATACTCTCCAAGATCGAGTTCCACCCACAGTGCGTCAAAAACCCTCCGATGCTCGGATGCGAGAGAACCGTCATCTGGCAGCACCAAGGGATCACGATCCCGCGGTCTCCGGCCTCCGATTCGAACCCCTCCGGCAAGGGGTTGGTCTCGTCGGAGCTGACGATATCGGGACGAACCACCCATACGAAGTTGACTTTGCTCAACGAGATCCCGTGAGCGATCTCGACGAGGTCTTTCTTGGTCACGTGCGCGTAGCTGCCGAAAGAGATGTATAATACCGAACCGGCCGGTTTAGCGTTGAGCCACTGCGTGCAATCGGATTCTGACCAGAGGCTGGTGGTGACCGAAGAACCGGTTTTGAGATTGAATGGGATTATCGGTCCGATCGCGTAGAAAGGGATTTTGGAGTTTAGGGCTCGGATGGTTTTGGATTCGAATTGGTGGATCGTGTTGCAGAGGACGAAGTCGACTTTCTTCACGTCTTCGAATGCTTTGAAGATGATTTGGTGGACCACTGATGAGATGTCGGTTTCTTGGAGATATGATGCTGTGTCTTTCGGGTTTATTGCTTCGACCCCGGGGATGTAATCGATTAGATCTCTTCGGGTTTCTGATTGCATTTGAAGAGAAAGTGTTACGATTTACGATTAATCAGAAAATGTAAGGATGcgtttgataaatattttcataaaatgtaTGGGACCCCACTGGAATTTGAGATcagtaacaatttttttttaacagaccCTAGAGGAAAATGAATTTATGGACCCAAGTTACCCAACAACACCTGACATTATTCACATGCGCCATTATTAGTGACAAAAGTTATCTTAAAGCGCTGCCTTCATTATTTCCCAATTTTATGTCTTtacctttacttttttttttcttcctttttggtCGGCAATTCGTAACGCTTActttaagaaaaaacaaaactagtACTAGTAAATAATGTTTCAGTAAGAAACATAAACCATACAAAAATATCTCTATCCCTTAGGTAGGTATCATTTTCAGGCTTATTTAAAATATGGCAAAACGGAGAAACCATAACTATATGATATTTTCCTATTACGTGATTTCAACATGTATTAAAACCCAATTTATAAACAACCTGGAAGTTTGTCATccattgtatttttataaatgtaaaagCAAATTTTGACTGTGTAATGCATATTTCCTGAAAATGCTCACCAGTATTAATGTTTCTCACACAACTAGCATATCATAtaagtgtatatataaataacagaaTATTCGGATCTCCTGGATCGGTAAACATGACCTCTTAATTTTTTACtttcatttcaaaataatatagaCGTTGACCAAGACAAAAGTTTACTAGGATGATCTAGcggtattattaattttaaatataaaatttgagaattgaattaaaataattaactaaactAAAGAAGTAGATTAAGAGGATAATTAATTTACCTTGAGCACCAAAATGACCATGAATCCGAAGCAGATCCATATGGTAATAGAGAGAAAAAACCAACGCAGCTTCGGTCCAAAACGAGAcgcaaaccaaaccgaacttcCTCGCAACCACCGACGGCCAAACAAAAAATGTGTCTGCGATCATTACATTCACACCTTCTCCGACAAGACTCTCCACGAGCTCCTCCACGTGAGCCGAGAACACGTGCAGCAAAGACGATTGGTACTGGTCATGGTTCAAAGACCGGTTAAACCCGAGAGGAAGTCCGTCGGAAACCGTAGCGTAACGTATGTCAAGACCAGACTCCGATCTAACTCCGGCGAAAATATCCCCGGAGTTGATCTGGTGGTGGTTGTAATGAGTGTTGACGAATGTGACGGTGATCCCCTGCGACGCGAGCTTGATGGCTAAGTGTACGAACGGGTTTACATGTCCTTGGAATGGGTATGGGATCAAGAGAGCATGAAGACGATGATGTTTATGGTGATTGTTAGGGTTTTTAACGTCCGCCATTAAAGTTGGGATCTTGTTTCTTTGGGAGCTTTTGATAATGAGGAGAAGAAACCAAGAACGAGAGAAATTTAAaggttatattttttgttaattaaaaaaaaaaaaaggaagaagctgtgattaagaaaaagaaattaaatgggGCAAGTTGGGAATAATTGAATGACTTTGCATTGATTCGCGGAAACGTCCATGGAAGTGGATGGTTAGTGGCATTTCTAATTTCTATGCATTTTCTCTTCTTTGGTTTTTAGTATATATAGATACAATTTTGGGATTAATGACTTGTTTtcttaaaagatatttttgagCAAATCAAGTAAGATACCATGGCTAAAATCTAGTTCCTAGTAAAGGTAATGACCATAAGATTAGGATTGAAAAGTTTTTAAAGTTGCCGATTCAAAGTGGTTTATTTGTCAAAATATTCTCCTTTTAGCAAACGAGGCAAAAAAAGGCTGATGTACCatttatatataagaagaaaatATGTTTCGTTTTTGCTTGGCCCATTATATACATCTAAAGTTTATGCAAATCCCCTTGTATTATTTGCCAGCATCTATTATGTTCGAAGAAGATTAAGACGAATATAAATCTATGAGAAAGCTTTCTTAAGTGGTGGTGGAGAGGATATGCATTATAGAACGATGCTCGTGGTCATTGTAAATTTAGGTGTAATTTTTTCTGATGAATCTTTGATAAGAGTTGATCTGAGCAAAAATGAAAGCAATTGGATAATCTTACATGTGGTTTGTTGTTTATAAGATTTAGTGAATTATTGTGGATTGTGGTGCTATAGTATTCTATTTAGAATAGAGTTCATCGAATTTCGTCTTGTTAAGTCTGCTTTGTGTGATATATGTTTTATCTTTAGTATGTTTGAATACCTGGTAATCATTTTCTTGGATCGATATATTAAACCACTTATGAGTGTTATACATGGAGCCACATATGTTAGAATTTAGGAGCAATAAGAATGTAGAACGAAAAGCTAATGAAATTGATGAAGAACACACTAAGCATCATTAGCCCAAAAATCTATTTTGGGTCTCTTCATGATTTTTAAGTATTAAATGTTAACTAAGATACCTAGCTAAGAGACATCAACATTTTTGTGTTCTAATGGGAGTCTCTTATTTAggagttcttaaaaaaaattaaacattgttTAGTTAAAGATAAAATTGTTTAGAAAAATTGTTTACAAGATAGATTTTGTTTTAGATTAAGATGAATATTTTGAACATGAAAAGGAGAAGGAAGAACAAGGCTTCTTGTgaatacacttttatttatacaAGTTTGGAATACACTTTCATTACAAACAAGAAACACCACGATTCAACTAACATGCATTTATGAAACattcttgtatatgtgattGGGAGCATATCAAAATCAAAGAGAGTCATGTACTCACATACACACCGTCGTGGTTGGTTCTTTTGAGACAACGCATGAGATGGTTCCGGAGATGAGTCGTCCCGCTGTTGCTGGAACCGCTGAGTTTCTTGTTGCACTGAATGCAAACAGCATAGCAGACATCAGCCTTTCTCACCCGTTCAAAGTAGTTCCACACAATAGATGTCAATCTCTTTGATTTCTGCAGGATGATCTCATTTGATTCATCCATCACACCAATAAAACTCTCTCctgcaccaaaaaaaaatcactaccCATTAATTAAAACAACAAACTTTAGACTCAAAAACAAAACACTTTATATCGTTTACACGATGACAATGGCATGATAAGAGATACAAAGATCATCCTAAAGAAAATAAAcccaatcatcatcatcatcatcatcatcagcattatacaatcatatcaaaaccaaaaaaatcatcattcacaaaactcattgatgaACCAAAAATCACTAGTCATTGATAAAAGCAACAAACTTTAAACTGGAAAACGAACACTTTATCGTTTCTTCACAATTACAATGGCATGATGAGAGCTGCAAAGATCATGATCATAAAGAAACTAGACCCCATCATCATCAGCATTATACAGTTATATCAAATCCAAACACATCATCATCATAACAAAAAGTTACTGCAAAAAGAGATAAAATTATGCCATAATGAGACAATTAGAGCTATAAATTCGGATCATTTACACTAGAGCAAAAAACCCTTTTGAGATTTGCTAACAACACGGAGTTTTTTTTCATATGAAGAGAGTGAGAGACGTAACAGAGGAAAGGTTTGAAATTGTTtaccttttttttatcaaagaaaaaGGGCTTTCAGAATCTGTGAAGAGTTCGGAGGATCCGAAGAGTTTGTTTTTAAGGGTTACGGGTGGGAAGAAGCTGGATCGAAGAAACATCAGATCCGATGGGGCGATTCTGCCTGGGTTATAACGAATCGAGCCATCGACAGAGATGAGTGTAGCAGCGACAGAGATGAGTGTAGCAGCGACGGCGATTTGGTGAACCCTGCAAACGGAATCAATccgtcgagagagagagaaagagacgcTGAATGTCCAACACGTGTCTAATAAGAGTCGTGTCTTGTGAAGCTTAATTAAGAGACGTTATTTCtctaaatacataattttttgttttaatcctaaaaacattaaaaacccGCCATAACGAACCGCGTTAATGCTGCTCTAATCAGTTTAGAGAGAATGTGAAGTATTACAGTGAAACAGTAAAGTTTGGGAGCTAAAATATGAAGGTTGAACCAGAGAAAAAGTTAAGGTAGAAAAAATAGGTAAAAAAGTTTTTTCTctttaaattaaacataaattggTGGGAATGCACCTAATCAATAATATAATGTGTCATATACCCTTTGTTTGGAAATCCTTTTTCATCGGACGTTTTTGCCCCTGCCAGATACGCCGATGTGTTGCTGAATGTCTGGGGACTCTCTTAAATCCATTGGTCAATACAAGGGTTCATGTCTTTTCAGATTCTGCGAACGAAAGAGTGTGAGTTTGCTTTTTCTGTTTAATTGGCAACCATCATAAAAGACAAATTTATTCGTATTCTCCCAACTACTGTATTTTCATTCCTCCTTTTATgatcttattcttcttctctccGCCATAAAAATCCAGAGAATTCGAAGGGGCTTTAGAACCCTAAATCCCTAAAACAGCACTGCACGTTACAGCAAAATCCTTGAGATGGCAGATATGTTTCTTCCACCATTAAAAGAAGAAATTATCCCCACTGGACTTGTGGTAATTGTTGCGTCAGAAAGCGAGGGAGAGACGCCTAATGAAGAGCCGACTTTAGAGGAAGACAATGGGTTAAGATCTGAAAAACCATCGCCAGCGATCAAGTTCTATGTCATCCCTGGTCATGCCAAGACCACAGATTCCGAGTGCCAGGTAGGTTATGTGTTAAATTAATTCCTAGTTGTTACATGACATCTTACACACTATATGTTTCATTAGCACCTAATTGAATATTTAGTTGCTTCTTTGATGTTTTGTTAAATGTTTGTTTGTGGACTGATAAATGGTATACGACAGGGTAAACTATTAGGTAGTGATCACCAAAAATATTATACGTTATAACTTTCCTTAGAAGCAGATGATCGACTTAGTTGCATTTTGAGGTTACATATAATGTTAAATGTTTACTTCTTGTGTTAACTGGTAAATGTTATTGTAGAGGTTACATATAATGGTATTGCATTACTTATCGTC
Protein-coding regions in this window:
- the LOC106423932 gene encoding UDP-glycosyltransferase 86A2 encodes the protein MADVKNPNNHHKHHRLHALLIPYPFQGHVNPFVHLAIKLASQGITVTFVNTHYNHHQINSGDIFAGVRSESGLDIRYATVSDGLPLGFNRSLNHDQYQSSLLHVFSAHVEELVESLVGEGVNVMIADTFFVWPSVVARKFGLVCVSFWTEAALVFSLYYHMDLLRIHGHFGAQETRRDLIDYIPGVEAINPKDTASYLQETDISSVVHQIIFKAFEDVKKVDFVLCNTIHQFESKTIRALNSKIPFYAIGPIIPFNLKTGSSVTTSLWSESDCTQWLNAKPAGSVLYISFGSYAHVTKKDLVEIAHGISLSKVNFVWVVRPDIVSSDETNPLPEGFESEAGDRGIVIPWCCQMTVLSHPSIGGFLTHCGWNSILESIWCEVPLLCFPLLTDQVTNRKLVVDDWKIGMNLCEDRGFVGRDEVKMSIGRLMCGESREGVRGAIGRVKMSLEGALKCSGSSEENLGLFVDGLVAKVGLSNGKA